In Sulfuracidifex metallicus DSM 6482 = JCM 9184, a single window of DNA contains:
- a CDS encoding Mut7-C RNAse domain-containing protein: MQRQKFIVDAMLGRLARWLRILGYDTYYKNDIEDWKILKISQENSRIIVTRDRGLCIRAKKKGLPCELIEPGLNIEETLVKLANNWKIDLSLDLGATRCPECNSVLEQIGKDRWKCSHCSKEYWKGTHWITMQEIIIRARTKVSINEDGRKSNFIGRSNS, encoded by the coding sequence ATGCAGAGACAGAAGTTCATTGTAGACGCCATGCTGGGGAGGCTTGCAAGATGGCTTAGGATACTTGGTTATGATACCTACTATAAGAACGATATAGAGGATTGGAAGATATTAAAAATTTCTCAAGAAAATAGCAGAATAATAGTAACTAGGGATAGAGGTCTTTGTATTAGAGCTAAAAAGAAAGGACTACCTTGTGAACTTATAGAGCCTGGACTTAATATAGAGGAAACACTTGTAAAATTAGCTAATAATTGGAAAATAGATCTTTCATTAGATCTAGGGGCTACTAGATGTCCTGAATGTAATTCCGTTCTCGAACAAATAGGAAAGGATAGATGGAAATGTAGTCATTGTTCTAAGGAATATTGGAAGGGAACCCATTGGATAACTATGCAGGAAATTATTATTAGGGCTAGGACAAAGGTTAGTATTAATGA